One genomic region from Arenicella chitinivorans encodes:
- a CDS encoding efflux RND transporter permease subunit produces the protein MILSDISVKRPVFAAVISLLLIAFGLVAFERLSLREYPDIDPPVVTVQVDYPGAPANIVETRITQIIEERVAGVAGIEFIESTSTDGRSSVVIEFSINRDIDSAANDVRDRIAGVMDNLPEEADPAEVQKVDSNNDVILWQNLVSDRLTVPELSDYARRYLIEQYSALDGVARVIVGGRQSYAMRIWLDRQALAARGLSVSNVESALRAENIELPAGSIESNEVLFKARVDRSFKTPEDFAKLVLQQGEDGYLVRLGDVARVEKGLVEDRTFFRGNKEPMVGLGIVRQSTANTIDVARAVKALSARLNKNLPEGMSVKQSFDASIFIQSSINEVYSTLFISIACVVFVIYLFLGSFRVMLIPAVTVPVSLIATFIAIYAFGFSVNLLTLLALVLAIGLVVDDAIVVLENIVRRIQEKNEPPLVAAYRGARQVGFAVVATTLVLIAVFVPITFLEGDLGQLFTEFALTIAAAVAFSSLVALTLSTMLASKILSSETPKPNRLVAGVDNLFRKTRRAYRRILVRTFRAPAIPLVVFGILIVVSGLLYKGIEQEFSPAEDRGAFFLLVNGPEGASFQYINEYMTEIEARLMPLVESGEINRLLVRAPRAFGSIESFNSGIAIVILNDWSQRRSGWEIMDDVRERIKDLPGVRAFPVMRRGFGGGTQKPVQFVVGGSTYEEIAEWVDVLKAKIQEDNPGFLGLDSDFKQTRPQIDFVVDYERAADLGVTIAEIGRTLETMMGGRRVTTYLERGEEYDVILEGERSQQRSFNDIQNIYVRSARTNQLIPLSNLVNIKEYGAANSLARFNRVRAITLDANLADGLSLGEALAHLEALVDAHLPDEAVVDYKGESRAFMTSGGSIMFVFLLGIAVVFLVLAAQFESFLHPLIILTTVPLTIGGGLLGLAVTGQSLNIYSQIGLIMLVGLAAKNGILIVEFANQLRDAGYRFRRAILTASVTRLRPIVMTGLTTVAGTIPLILASGAGAETRLVIGTVILFGVLASTALTVFIVPVVYSLVARRTTSPNEVARQLETEISVTRRA, from the coding sequence ATGATTCTGTCGGATATTTCAGTTAAACGGCCAGTGTTTGCGGCCGTAATTTCATTGTTGCTGATTGCCTTTGGTCTGGTCGCCTTCGAGCGATTATCCTTGCGAGAATATCCAGACATCGACCCGCCGGTCGTGACCGTGCAGGTGGACTATCCGGGTGCGCCTGCGAATATCGTCGAGACTCGCATCACCCAGATAATAGAAGAACGCGTCGCGGGTGTAGCGGGGATTGAATTTATTGAATCGACGTCTACTGACGGACGCTCCAGCGTGGTGATCGAATTTTCAATTAACCGTGATATCGACTCGGCAGCGAATGACGTGCGTGATCGAATTGCCGGCGTGATGGACAACCTGCCCGAAGAGGCTGATCCTGCTGAGGTTCAAAAGGTCGACAGTAACAACGACGTGATCCTTTGGCAGAATTTGGTGAGTGATCGATTGACGGTGCCGGAGTTAAGCGACTACGCGCGTCGATACTTGATTGAACAATATTCGGCGCTGGACGGCGTCGCACGTGTGATTGTAGGCGGTCGCCAGAGTTACGCGATGCGAATCTGGCTGGATCGACAAGCGTTGGCCGCACGTGGTCTAAGTGTGAGTAATGTTGAGTCGGCTTTGCGCGCCGAGAACATAGAGCTACCCGCGGGGTCGATTGAATCGAACGAAGTACTTTTTAAAGCACGCGTTGATCGTAGTTTCAAAACGCCGGAGGACTTCGCGAAACTGGTATTGCAGCAAGGGGAAGACGGGTATTTGGTGCGTCTGGGCGACGTGGCGCGCGTCGAAAAAGGGCTGGTAGAGGATCGCACGTTTTTCCGTGGCAATAAGGAGCCGATGGTGGGCTTAGGTATTGTACGGCAGTCGACCGCAAATACCATTGATGTGGCTCGGGCGGTGAAAGCCTTGAGTGCACGATTGAATAAAAATTTACCGGAGGGAATGTCTGTCAAGCAGAGTTTTGACGCGTCAATTTTTATTCAGTCATCCATTAATGAAGTGTACAGCACGTTGTTCATCTCGATTGCCTGTGTGGTATTCGTAATTTATCTTTTTCTGGGCAGCTTTCGGGTGATGTTAATCCCGGCAGTGACGGTTCCCGTGTCGCTTATTGCCACGTTTATCGCCATTTACGCCTTCGGGTTCTCGGTTAATTTATTGACTTTGTTGGCGCTGGTGTTGGCGATTGGCCTGGTGGTGGACGACGCGATCGTAGTGCTGGAAAACATCGTGCGACGGATTCAGGAAAAAAATGAGCCGCCGTTAGTCGCGGCTTATCGAGGCGCGCGACAGGTAGGGTTCGCGGTCGTGGCAACGACATTGGTACTCATCGCGGTATTTGTACCGATCACCTTTTTGGAGGGAGATTTGGGACAACTGTTCACGGAGTTTGCGTTGACCATTGCCGCAGCGGTAGCGTTTTCCTCTTTGGTCGCGCTGACCTTGTCCACCATGTTGGCCTCTAAAATTTTGTCGTCCGAAACACCCAAGCCCAATCGCCTGGTGGCCGGCGTTGACAATTTGTTTCGTAAGACGCGCCGGGCATATCGCCGAATTTTAGTGCGTACTTTTCGGGCGCCGGCCATTCCACTGGTGGTATTTGGTATTTTGATTGTGGTCTCGGGCTTGTTATACAAGGGTATCGAGCAGGAGTTCAGCCCGGCCGAGGATCGCGGTGCTTTCTTTTTGTTGGTTAACGGTCCAGAAGGTGCCAGTTTTCAATACATCAACGAATACATGACCGAAATCGAGGCGCGTCTGATGCCCTTGGTGGAGAGTGGAGAGATCAATCGACTCCTGGTGCGCGCGCCACGCGCGTTCGGCTCGATCGAGAGTTTCAATAGTGGTATCGCGATTGTGATTTTGAACGATTGGTCGCAGCGACGTTCTGGTTGGGAAATCATGGACGATGTGCGTGAACGTATCAAAGATCTACCCGGGGTTCGTGCGTTTCCAGTCATGCGGCGAGGCTTTGGTGGTGGCACGCAAAAACCGGTCCAATTTGTGGTCGGCGGCTCAACCTATGAGGAAATTGCCGAATGGGTCGATGTCTTAAAGGCTAAGATTCAGGAAGACAACCCAGGCTTTTTGGGGTTGGACAGTGATTTCAAGCAGACGCGACCACAAATCGATTTTGTTGTGGATTACGAACGGGCCGCCGATCTCGGCGTCACCATTGCGGAAATTGGGCGTACGCTCGAAACAATGATGGGTGGGCGTCGGGTTACCACGTATCTAGAGCGGGGTGAAGAGTACGACGTCATTCTGGAAGGTGAGCGCAGTCAACAACGGTCGTTTAATGATATTCAAAATATCTACGTTCGTTCCGCGCGGACTAACCAGTTAATTCCGCTGTCGAATCTGGTAAATATCAAAGAGTACGGGGCTGCAAATAGTCTAGCGCGGTTTAATCGAGTGCGTGCTATCACGCTGGATGCCAACCTGGCCGATGGGCTTAGTTTGGGCGAAGCATTGGCGCACTTGGAAGCGCTTGTAGATGCCCATTTGCCGGACGAAGCTGTGGTTGACTATAAGGGTGAGAGTCGCGCATTTATGACGTCGGGTGGTTCCATAATGTTTGTGTTCTTACTCGGGATTGCCGTGGTGTTTTTGGTTCTTGCAGCACAATTCGAGAGCTTCTTGCATCCGTTGATTATTTTGACCACGGTACCCCTGACTATTGGTGGCGGACTACTGGGTTTGGCTGTTACCGGCCAATCTCTGAATATTTATTCGCAGATTGGTTTGATAATGTTGGTTGGCCTGGCTGCGAAGAACGGCATCTTGATCGTCGAGTTCGCGAATCAGCTCCGCGATGCGGGCTACCGATTTCGGCGCGCAATTTTGACCGCTTCGGTGACTCGATTGCGTCCGATCGTGATGACGGGGTTGACTACCGTGGCCGGAACAATTCCGCTAATTCTCGCCAGTGGCGCAGGCGCCGAGACGCGTTTGGTAATTGGGACGGTCATTCTCTTTGGTGTGCTCGCATCCACGGCACTAACGGTGTTTATTGTGCCTGTGGTGTACAGTTTGGTGGCCCGTCGGACGACTTCGCCAAATGAAGTCGCCCGACAGCTGGAGACGGAAATTAGCGTTACGCGGCGGGCTTAG
- a CDS encoding acyl-CoA thioesterase, producing MQQPFTHYLRVRYAECDAQGVVFNARYGEYVDVAATEFSRAVWGNYQDLLARGLDTQVVKLTTTWVAPARFDDVLAIDVALAHLGRSSYQLTLTHRCHPTGKHIATSEITYVMVDSGAYQSTPIPDDLRQRLTDAGAGQVSNHAGVELPG from the coding sequence GTGCAACAACCATTCACACATTATTTGCGAGTGCGTTATGCAGAGTGCGATGCGCAAGGTGTGGTCTTCAACGCGCGTTACGGTGAATACGTCGACGTCGCTGCCACGGAGTTCTCTCGGGCGGTGTGGGGAAATTACCAAGATCTTTTGGCGCGAGGTCTCGACACTCAAGTGGTTAAACTCACCACTACTTGGGTTGCACCAGCTCGATTTGACGACGTGCTGGCAATCGACGTCGCACTGGCCCATCTCGGGCGCTCTTCGTATCAGTTGACATTGACACACCGTTGTCATCCGACCGGTAAGCACATTGCCACCTCCGAAATTACGTATGTGATGGTGGACAGTGGCGCATATCAGTCCACGCCGATACCCGATGATCTACGTCAACGCCTAACAGATGCCGGTGCGGGGCAGGTCAGCAACCATGCTGGTGTTGAGCTCCCTGGATGA
- a CDS encoding xanthine dehydrogenase family protein molybdopterin-binding subunit, protein MSTLGKITRRTFLVGSVAIAGGVAFGYWKYKQPIENPLKSDLDDSATALTPYIIIDQQGVSIIAPRAEMGQGVHTTLAALVAEELEVALDSINVLHGPASNAYFNAAVLEEGIPFATTDVSRTANMVREFTKVPAKFLGLQITGGSSSIPDAFYKMRIAGAAAREVLLQAASTQLNVATSQLSANEGQVLASDGRSLAYTELAVTAARFEPPKEPVLKPRSQWKLLGKSMPRVDVVAKSTGTAEFSIDVELPEMLYASVRMNPRLGAPMTSFDASKAETMPGVKRIIQVNNGVAAVASNTWYAFKAVNAVQCNWANASYANDTKGLLAAVRDSLTADHQDSQFRDDGDVEQTLQSGQVIEAEYQVPYLAHAAMEPLNATAWLRDGKLDIWAGNQLPTQALKEGAAITGLDEENIRVHTTLMGGGFGRRAEMDFVIQAIRIAKEFEGTPVKTTWTREEDTSHDFYRPMAIARFKAKLENNTIDTCDLHLAAPSVAESQMGRLGVPVGGPDIMIVQAAWDQPYDIKNYRVTGYRTPKAFPVSSWRSVGGSQNGFFHESMLDEIAHAGGLDPLEMRLQLINHDVSRKVLEAVAELSDWGRERPNGHGLGLAFVLSFGVPTAQVIEVAAIDDSIKLVKAWAAVDVGIALDPRNVKAQVMGGMNFGLAAAMMGQITVKDGEVQERNFHNYPSLRFNQAPEIEVRVLENGDKVRGVGEPGVPPAAPALANAIFAATGKRIRELPFSKHVRFN, encoded by the coding sequence ATGAGCACATTGGGCAAAATAACCCGACGTACTTTTTTGGTCGGCTCCGTCGCCATCGCCGGTGGTGTCGCTTTCGGCTATTGGAAGTACAAACAACCAATAGAAAACCCGCTCAAATCCGACCTAGATGACTCGGCAACCGCACTCACGCCGTACATCATTATTGATCAGCAAGGTGTCAGCATTATTGCACCGCGGGCGGAGATGGGTCAGGGTGTACACACCACGTTGGCCGCCTTGGTTGCGGAAGAACTCGAAGTTGCACTGGACTCTATTAACGTGCTCCACGGCCCAGCATCGAATGCGTATTTCAACGCCGCCGTACTCGAAGAAGGCATTCCATTCGCAACGACCGATGTCAGCCGGACGGCTAACATGGTGCGCGAGTTCACCAAAGTTCCGGCCAAGTTTCTTGGACTTCAAATCACTGGCGGCTCGTCCTCTATACCCGATGCATTTTACAAGATGCGCATTGCCGGCGCAGCCGCGCGCGAAGTACTGCTACAAGCTGCGAGTACCCAACTAAACGTGGCGACCAGTCAACTTTCTGCCAACGAAGGCCAGGTTTTGGCCAGCGATGGCCGCAGCCTGGCGTACACCGAATTAGCGGTTACAGCGGCTAGGTTTGAACCGCCCAAGGAACCGGTACTTAAACCGCGATCTCAGTGGAAACTGCTGGGCAAGTCAATGCCACGAGTTGACGTAGTCGCTAAATCAACCGGCACTGCGGAGTTCAGTATCGATGTCGAGTTACCGGAGATGCTTTACGCCTCGGTCAGAATGAACCCCCGACTCGGCGCTCCGATGACCTCGTTCGACGCCAGCAAAGCCGAAACCATGCCCGGCGTGAAACGCATCATTCAAGTCAACAACGGCGTTGCAGCGGTGGCTAGCAACACTTGGTATGCGTTTAAAGCAGTTAATGCAGTGCAATGTAACTGGGCCAATGCAAGCTACGCCAACGATACTAAAGGGCTCCTTGCGGCGGTACGCGACAGCCTCACGGCAGATCATCAAGACAGTCAATTTCGTGACGACGGCGACGTCGAACAAACTCTGCAGTCTGGCCAAGTGATTGAGGCAGAGTATCAGGTACCGTATCTGGCACATGCGGCCATGGAGCCATTGAATGCCACCGCGTGGCTGCGCGATGGCAAACTCGATATCTGGGCAGGCAACCAGTTGCCAACTCAGGCACTCAAAGAAGGCGCAGCGATTACCGGCCTCGACGAAGAAAACATACGTGTTCACACAACGTTAATGGGCGGTGGCTTTGGGCGACGCGCCGAGATGGACTTTGTAATTCAAGCAATTCGTATTGCTAAAGAATTCGAAGGCACACCGGTTAAGACCACCTGGACACGTGAAGAAGACACTAGCCATGACTTTTATCGACCAATGGCAATCGCGCGTTTCAAAGCCAAACTCGAAAATAACACGATCGATACCTGTGATTTACATCTCGCCGCGCCATCTGTGGCTGAGTCACAGATGGGCCGTTTAGGTGTGCCAGTCGGTGGGCCGGACATCATGATCGTGCAAGCTGCCTGGGACCAACCATACGACATTAAAAACTATCGTGTTACCGGTTATCGCACACCCAAGGCCTTTCCGGTCAGCTCATGGCGTTCGGTCGGCGGCTCTCAGAATGGCTTCTTTCATGAAAGCATGCTAGATGAGATTGCTCATGCCGGCGGTTTGGACCCGTTGGAAATGCGGCTGCAATTAATTAATCATGATGTGTCTCGCAAGGTACTGGAGGCGGTAGCCGAACTCTCTGACTGGGGCCGCGAACGACCAAACGGACATGGCCTAGGGCTTGCCTTTGTTTTGTCATTTGGCGTACCCACGGCACAGGTGATCGAAGTTGCTGCGATTGATGACAGTATCAAGTTGGTCAAAGCTTGGGCTGCTGTGGATGTCGGTATCGCTCTGGATCCGCGCAATGTCAAAGCTCAGGTCATGGGCGGCATGAACTTCGGCCTAGCTGCTGCCATGATGGGACAAATTACGGTAAAAGACGGCGAGGTACAAGAACGCAACTTTCACAACTACCCTTCCTTGCGCTTCAATCAAGCACCTGAGATCGAGGTACGAGTATTGGAAAATGGCGACAAAGTCCGCGGCGTCGGTGAACCCGGCGTACCGCCGGCCGCACCAGCGCTCGCGAACGCGATTTTCGCAGCAACTGGAAAGCGAATCCGCGAGCTACCTTTCAGCAAGCACGTACGATTTAACTAA
- a CDS encoding TonB-dependent receptor, which translates to MSIRFITAPLVVGLASLSTVASAQNNLTLEEIVVTAQKREQTLQDIPAAVSAIPSEQVQDLLGAGENIRALAGRVPSLQIESSNGRQSPRFYIRGLGNYDFDVNATQPVSMIMDEVALENSVLKSIPLFDVERIEVLKGPQGTLFGRSTTAGVVKVDSVQPSEESEGYIRLGYGSRETVSAEGAVGGAVSDTLAARASFKYLDRGNWIDNTFNGAGDDFGEFDEFAYRLQLLATPNDQFSALFKLHGFKQDGNQPQIFYGNAFTPGVEGLRPGFNPEVASHDALVSGMELDHFGGSAKLTFDRDNTTITSITAYDTVESFSQADIDGGVQGGPEAIGQLGGQAFFSVSSGDGLSDHSQLTQELRYAVDLDDLFYQVGVYFLDEDITVDSIDFANSGDRIQLTQAQQDTRSMAVFGQAEFHLTEQFSIAGGLRYTDDDKELEVIPGPGSTAPAATIEASDDYFSWELSANYDLNSEWSTYARLATASRGPVTLGRFGFVSQADTEEITSFEVGFKADLFDGRGRWNTTVYTFTIDDQQLTATGGTGNTNELLNAAEVTGSGFETEFEFLVTDNLRLNTNLSYNETEIKDPNLNTELCSATPLCTSLDPIVDTFPGFFGTVNLVSVNGNPLPRAPEWLFNFSLDYDYELENGLVYAQTDWNYRSDSNIFLYESVEFVAEKRWIGGLRIGYKNADNSIDIALVGRNITDEVVADGALDFLNLTAFVNEPAFWGLEFTKRF; encoded by the coding sequence ATGAGTATTCGATTCATTACTGCCCCACTGGTTGTGGGACTAGCCAGTCTCTCGACTGTCGCTTCCGCGCAGAACAATCTAACCCTTGAGGAAATTGTTGTCACCGCGCAAAAACGTGAACAAACCTTACAGGACATCCCCGCTGCCGTGTCGGCGATTCCATCAGAGCAAGTGCAGGACCTCTTGGGTGCTGGCGAAAATATTCGCGCACTGGCGGGACGTGTACCGAGCCTGCAAATCGAATCATCGAATGGACGCCAGTCGCCACGATTCTATATTCGCGGCCTTGGCAACTATGATTTCGATGTCAATGCCACACAGCCAGTGTCCATGATTATGGATGAGGTCGCATTAGAGAACTCGGTACTAAAAAGCATCCCGCTGTTTGATGTAGAACGCATCGAGGTGTTAAAAGGCCCACAAGGCACGCTATTTGGTCGCAGCACCACGGCTGGCGTGGTTAAAGTCGATTCGGTTCAACCATCCGAAGAATCGGAGGGCTATATCCGCTTGGGCTATGGCAGCCGCGAAACCGTGTCGGCAGAAGGTGCAGTCGGTGGCGCTGTAAGCGACACACTTGCTGCACGCGCGTCATTCAAATACTTGGATCGTGGCAACTGGATCGACAATACCTTCAACGGGGCGGGCGATGATTTTGGTGAATTTGATGAATTTGCTTACCGTTTACAACTGTTGGCAACACCGAATGACCAATTTTCAGCCTTATTCAAATTGCACGGTTTCAAACAAGACGGCAACCAGCCACAAATATTTTATGGCAACGCGTTCACACCCGGTGTTGAAGGTCTGCGGCCAGGCTTTAATCCTGAGGTCGCGTCACACGACGCGCTGGTATCGGGCATGGAGCTTGACCACTTCGGCGGCAGTGCCAAACTAACGTTTGATCGGGACAACACCACAATCACATCAATCACCGCGTACGATACCGTCGAGAGCTTCAGCCAAGCTGACATTGACGGCGGCGTTCAGGGTGGACCTGAAGCAATCGGCCAATTAGGTGGTCAAGCATTCTTCAGCGTGTCTTCTGGTGACGGCTTATCAGATCACAGTCAATTAACTCAAGAATTGCGTTATGCGGTTGATCTGGATGATCTGTTTTATCAAGTTGGCGTGTACTTCTTAGATGAAGACATTACGGTAGACAGCATTGACTTTGCCAACTCGGGTGACCGCATCCAACTGACTCAAGCACAGCAGGACACGCGCTCGATGGCAGTCTTCGGCCAAGCCGAGTTTCATCTGACCGAGCAGTTCTCTATCGCTGGCGGTCTGCGCTACACAGACGATGACAAGGAGCTTGAAGTCATTCCAGGACCAGGGTCTACCGCACCAGCAGCGACCATCGAAGCCAGTGATGACTACTTTAGCTGGGAACTGTCGGCCAATTACGATTTGAACAGCGAATGGAGCACCTACGCACGATTGGCCACGGCATCTCGCGGGCCGGTTACACTGGGTCGATTTGGCTTCGTCAGCCAGGCGGATACCGAAGAAATCACGTCGTTTGAAGTCGGCTTCAAAGCCGACCTATTTGACGGGCGCGGCCGCTGGAACACCACGGTGTACACTTTCACCATTGACGACCAGCAACTGACCGCTACCGGCGGGACTGGCAACACCAATGAACTGCTGAATGCAGCCGAGGTGACCGGCTCCGGTTTTGAAACTGAGTTCGAATTCCTGGTCACGGACAATCTGCGTTTGAACACCAATTTGAGTTACAACGAAACAGAGATCAAAGATCCGAATCTAAATACCGAATTGTGTTCAGCCACACCACTGTGTACCTCACTGGACCCGATTGTGGACACCTTCCCGGGATTCTTTGGCACCGTCAATCTGGTCTCTGTAAACGGCAACCCACTGCCTCGCGCACCTGAGTGGCTATTCAATTTCTCACTCGACTACGATTACGAGCTTGAGAATGGTCTGGTGTACGCACAAACCGACTGGAATTACCGCAGCGACTCCAATATCTTCTTGTACGAATCGGTTGAATTTGTAGCAGAGAAACGCTGGATCGGTGGATTACGCATTGGCTACAAAAACGCGGACAACAGCATCGATATCGCATTGGTTGGACGCAACATTACGGATGAAGTGGTAGCCGATGGCGCACTCGACTTCCTGAATCTGACCGCCTTCGTCAATGAACCCGCCTTCTGGGGATTAGAGTTCACAAAACGCTTCTAA
- a CDS encoding efflux RND transporter periplasmic adaptor subunit yields the protein MLLRSVFLTLSVWLLAVGTPVQAQNDGGATGVFVAPVKLASFSDDIEALGTLTSIQNVTLASTVTELVTAVHFRDGQRVKQGELLVEMDASEELAELAEEQALVEEARRQVNRFEPLAGRGAASEAALDESRRLLKTAQARVQAVEARIAQRKVVAPFDGVVGLRQISVGALAQPGAMITTIDDDSVMQLDFSVPELFLRTLVPGLKISATAAAFPGQSYDGELTSVDSRVDPITRAITARALIQNESRQLKPGLLMRVTLRNNPRQTLVVQEEAIIHNADKAFVLVAIPEGEAHRAERREVKLGVRREGEVEVLDGVAADELVVVHGTMTARDGGLLAIQAIESKGETLKQMLEATPSQDAS from the coding sequence ATGTTGTTAAGATCTGTATTCCTCACCCTGAGTGTTTGGCTACTTGCCGTTGGTACGCCTGTGCAGGCGCAGAATGATGGCGGTGCGACTGGCGTGTTTGTCGCACCGGTTAAACTGGCGTCTTTTTCCGATGATATCGAGGCACTTGGCACCTTGACGTCAATACAAAACGTGACCCTAGCGTCAACCGTGACTGAACTGGTGACTGCCGTACATTTCCGTGATGGGCAGCGCGTGAAGCAAGGTGAGCTATTGGTTGAAATGGATGCCTCGGAAGAGTTGGCAGAACTTGCCGAAGAGCAGGCCTTAGTGGAAGAGGCGCGTCGTCAAGTGAATCGCTTCGAGCCGTTGGCTGGTCGTGGCGCTGCGTCTGAAGCGGCCTTGGATGAGAGCCGACGGTTGCTGAAAACTGCGCAGGCGCGAGTGCAGGCTGTTGAAGCCCGAATTGCACAACGTAAAGTAGTTGCACCATTTGATGGCGTGGTTGGCTTGCGGCAGATCAGCGTGGGGGCTTTAGCGCAACCAGGCGCTATGATTACCACAATCGACGACGACAGTGTTATGCAACTGGACTTTTCAGTCCCAGAATTGTTTTTGCGTACATTGGTTCCCGGATTGAAGATTTCGGCCACGGCTGCGGCGTTTCCAGGACAAAGCTACGACGGTGAATTAACCAGCGTCGATAGCCGCGTCGACCCCATTACTCGCGCCATCACCGCCCGAGCTTTAATTCAAAATGAGTCGCGACAACTCAAACCGGGTTTATTGATGCGCGTGACACTGCGCAACAATCCACGTCAAACTTTGGTGGTGCAGGAAGAGGCGATAATTCACAACGCTGATAAAGCGTTCGTATTGGTGGCGATACCAGAAGGCGAGGCGCATCGAGCAGAGCGCCGAGAGGTAAAACTCGGTGTGCGACGCGAAGGTGAAGTAGAAGTCCTTGATGGTGTGGCTGCCGATGAGCTGGTGGTGGTGCATGGCACCATGACTGCGCGCGATGGTGGCCTGCTGGCGATTCAGGCGATCGAAAGCAAGGGAGAAACGCTTAAGCAAATGTTGGAAGCGACGCCAAGTCAGGACGCCTCATGA
- the fghA gene encoding S-formylglutathione hydrolase, with protein MQLNSDIKSFGGRQRQYTHPSQTLSCEMTFSIYLPLQAEFGPVPVLYWLSGLTCTDQNFVTKAGAQVYAAEHGIAIVCPDTSPRGDSVPDDSDGGWDFGLGAGFYLNATQPPWSTNYQMYDYVIEELPTLIEQNFPIDSQRQAISGHSMGGHGALTIALKNTARFRSVSAFSPIVAPTQCPWGEKAFTHYLGGDRNDWLQYDACSLVAIATDQLPVLVDQGTGDDFLETQLKTELLVETAQAAKYPMQIRMQEGYDHSYFFIASFIGEHIAFHAEHLTD; from the coding sequence ATGCAACTGAACTCCGATATCAAGTCATTCGGTGGACGACAACGCCAGTACACACACCCGTCACAAACGTTGTCCTGTGAGATGACGTTCTCTATCTACCTGCCACTACAAGCCGAGTTTGGTCCAGTGCCGGTACTATACTGGCTCTCGGGCTTGACCTGCACTGATCAAAATTTCGTAACCAAGGCAGGCGCACAGGTTTATGCAGCGGAGCACGGCATAGCCATCGTTTGTCCCGACACCAGCCCACGCGGCGACAGTGTTCCCGATGATTCAGACGGCGGCTGGGATTTCGGTTTAGGTGCCGGCTTTTATCTAAACGCGACCCAGCCACCTTGGTCCACGAATTATCAGATGTACGATTACGTGATTGAAGAATTGCCCACGCTCATTGAGCAGAACTTTCCGATCGATTCACAACGACAGGCGATTTCAGGTCATTCGATGGGCGGGCACGGCGCACTGACGATCGCACTCAAAAACACAGCTCGCTTTCGATCGGTGTCCGCCTTTTCACCCATCGTTGCCCCCACTCAATGTCCTTGGGGCGAGAAAGCCTTTACGCATTACCTCGGCGGCGACCGGAACGATTGGCTGCAGTACGACGCGTGCTCCTTGGTTGCTATAGCCACAGACCAACTTCCGGTATTAGTTGATCAAGGCACCGGTGACGACTTTCTGGAGACGCAGCTCAAAACTGAGTTGCTGGTCGAAACAGCCCAAGCCGCCAAGTACCCGATGCAAATCCGAATGCAGGAAGGCTATGATCACTCTTATTTTTTTATTGCTAGCTTTATCGGCGAGCATATCGCGTTTCATGCTGAACACTTGACGGACTGA
- a CDS encoding (2Fe-2S)-binding protein — MKLVVNEQEYDVEVTPDMPLLWVLRDELGIKGPKFGCGIAMCGACTVHIDGRPVRACSYPASAVQGAVTTIEGLGQPDALHTVQHAWIEHQVAQCGYCQSGQIMSAAALLETNNNPSDAEIDTAMSGNLCRCGTYPKIRAAIKSAAQALRSQSVPQNDDAEGTA; from the coding sequence ATGAAGCTTGTTGTCAATGAGCAGGAGTATGACGTCGAGGTCACTCCAGATATGCCGTTACTCTGGGTACTGCGCGACGAATTGGGCATCAAGGGCCCCAAATTCGGCTGCGGCATTGCAATGTGCGGAGCGTGTACGGTGCACATTGATGGCCGCCCGGTGCGCGCCTGCTCTTACCCGGCGTCTGCCGTGCAAGGTGCGGTGACCACCATCGAGGGCCTGGGACAACCGGACGCATTGCACACTGTGCAACACGCCTGGATTGAGCATCAGGTCGCCCAATGTGGCTACTGTCAGTCCGGACAAATAATGTCTGCCGCCGCGTTACTCGAGACCAATAACAACCCGTCGGATGCGGAAATTGACACCGCCATGTCGGGCAACCTGTGCCGCTGTGGCACCTACCCCAAGATTCGAGCGGCGATTAAGAGCGCAGCTCAAGCTTTGCGTTCACAATCGGTTCCACAGAATGATGACGCGGAGGGCACGGCATGA